In Sorangium aterium, the genomic stretch CGTACATGAGGCGCGCGGCCTCCGCGGCGATGCGGGCTCGCAGCCCGCCGAAGCGCTCGGCGCTCATCTCGCCACCCGCGCCGCGCGCGTCGCCGGCGCCGCCGCCGCGGCGACCGCCGGCTCGAGGGCCTGCCGCAGCCGGAGCATCGCGCCGCCGACCACCCGGCCGCCCCGCGGCGCCCCGAACAGGCGCTTCTGCACGACCTGCTGCGCCACGCCGAGGCGGCGCGCGATCTCGCCCTGCGACAGGCCGTCGAAGAAATAGGCCTCGACGACCTCCCGCTGCTTCGCCGTCAGCGCGGTCTCGACCGCGTCCCGCACCGCGGCGCAGAGCCGCGCTCGCCCGGGCGGCTCGGCCTCGCCGCCCCAGAGCC encodes the following:
- a CDS encoding sigma factor-like helix-turn-helix DNA-binding protein translates to MTCERSRSPERKIRREVLCDDVDRWGDDRRLWGGEAEPPGRARLCAAVRDAVETALTAKQREVVEAYFFDGLSQGEIARRLGVAQQVVQKRLFGAPRGGRVVGGAMLRLRQALEPAVAAAAAPATRAARVAR